From the genome of Streptomyces sp. NBC_01260, one region includes:
- a CDS encoding ABC transporter substrate-binding protein — translation MTHAALPRTLWFTRCPVPTATGIAADRHWLTDEFAADGIAVRSLQEAAPDADRAAHYTHALPGLFREGGNVPALWARSRGERTRLVGLTWIEERQTVLVAPGSAIRGAAALRGLRLAVPQHDIAIDFWRAMALRGFEGALASAGLALDDAVPVDVPAAGHQGQWAAELAALRRGDVDAVYVKGALAVEAARRAGAEVAVELDELPDPRFRVNNGTPRPITVHQQLLDDHPGLVDRFLAVLLRAADWAAGQPAEVDRILGAETGAGADGVAGAYRPGTHLTLHPGLPAERLDLLAAQEAGLRAHGFLPEPVDVAAWADPEPLRRATELARRTSTPRAQRTPSP, via the coding sequence ATGACGCACGCCGCCTTGCCCCGGACGCTCTGGTTCACCCGCTGTCCCGTACCCACCGCCACCGGCATCGCCGCCGACCGGCACTGGCTCACCGACGAGTTCGCCGCCGACGGCATCGCCGTGCGCTCCCTCCAGGAGGCCGCCCCGGACGCCGACCGCGCCGCGCACTACACCCACGCCCTGCCAGGACTCTTCCGGGAGGGCGGCAACGTGCCCGCCCTGTGGGCCCGTTCGCGTGGCGAGCGGACCCGGCTGGTCGGGCTCACCTGGATCGAGGAACGGCAGACCGTGCTGGTCGCGCCCGGCTCCGCGATCCGGGGCGCCGCCGCACTGCGCGGGCTTCGGCTCGCCGTGCCGCAGCACGACATCGCCATCGACTTCTGGCGGGCCATGGCACTGCGCGGTTTCGAGGGGGCGCTCGCCTCCGCCGGGCTGGCGCTCGACGACGCCGTGCCCGTCGACGTACCGGCCGCCGGACACCAGGGCCAGTGGGCGGCCGAACTGGCCGCGCTGCGGCGCGGTGACGTCGACGCCGTGTACGTGAAGGGCGCGCTGGCCGTCGAGGCGGCCCGCCGGGCCGGTGCGGAGGTGGCCGTCGAGCTCGACGAACTGCCCGATCCCCGGTTCCGGGTCAACAACGGCACCCCGCGCCCCATCACCGTCCACCAGCAGCTCCTCGACGACCATCCCGGCCTCGTCGACCGCTTCCTCGCCGTGCTGCTCAGGGCCGCCGACTGGGCCGCCGGACAGCCCGCCGAGGTCGACCGCATCCTCGGTGCGGAGACCGGGGCGGGGGCCGACGGAGTCGCCGGGGCCTACCGGCCCGGCACCCATCTCACCCTCCACCCCGGGCTGCCGGCCGAACGCCTCGACCTGCTCGCCGCGCAGGAGGCCGGGCTGCGCGCCCACGGGTTCCTGCCCGAGCCCGTGGACGTCGCGGCCTGGGCCGACCCCGAACCCCTGCGCCGCGCGACCGAGCTGGCCCGCCGTACTTCCACCCCAAGAGCACAGAGGACCCCCTCACCATGA
- a CDS encoding putative leader peptide — protein MAGRRTATPAHAAPVPLALTLRRHIDLARVSSAACR, from the coding sequence ATGGCCGGCCGCCGAACCGCGACCCCCGCCCACGCCGCTCCGGTCCCGCTCGCCCTCACGCTGCGCCGTCACATCGACCTGGCCCGCGTGTCCAGCGCCGCCTGTCGCTGA
- a CDS encoding IclR family transcriptional regulator: protein MTEAAAVRAPGGAQAVQRALDVLHCFHDNGPDLSASDLARRLALSVSTAHRLARTLLAAGFLEQDAHTSRYRLGPAVTELGRLSYHRRGLHLAAPELADLAERTGATADLALRSGPHAVIVAGGSVTPKVGLRRPLHSTALGKVLLAWARPGEGGPSSLPPLPAFTDRTIVEPAALEAELARVRSDTYAVNDGESAHGVRTLAVPVLDGAGHARFALAVRATPSVITDGRTDWFLTQARSCARALEVLLLSPVERRSPAR, encoded by the coding sequence ATGACCGAGGCCGCCGCAGTACGCGCTCCCGGCGGAGCGCAGGCGGTACAGCGCGCCCTGGACGTCCTGCACTGTTTCCACGACAACGGCCCCGACCTGAGCGCGTCGGACCTCGCCCGCCGACTCGCCCTGTCGGTCTCCACGGCCCACCGGCTGGCCCGTACCCTGCTCGCCGCAGGTTTCCTGGAGCAGGACGCGCACACGTCGCGCTACCGGCTCGGGCCCGCCGTGACGGAGCTCGGCCGTCTCTCGTACCACCGGCGCGGGCTGCATCTGGCCGCCCCCGAACTGGCGGATCTCGCCGAGCGCACGGGCGCGACCGCCGACCTGGCGCTGCGCAGCGGGCCTCATGCGGTGATCGTCGCGGGCGGTTCGGTGACTCCCAAGGTGGGGCTGCGCCGGCCGCTGCACTCCACCGCGCTGGGCAAAGTGCTGCTGGCCTGGGCGAGGCCGGGCGAGGGCGGTCCCTCCTCGCTGCCTCCGCTGCCCGCGTTCACCGACCGCACGATCGTCGAACCGGCGGCCCTGGAGGCGGAACTGGCCCGGGTGCGTTCCGACACCTACGCCGTCAACGACGGGGAGTCGGCCCATGGGGTACGCACCCTGGCGGTGCCGGTGCTGGACGGCGCCGGACACGCCCGCTTCGCCCTGGCGGTGCGGGCCACCCCGTCGGTGATCACCGACGGGCGCACCGACTGGTTCCTGACGCAGGCACGCTCCTGCGCCCGCGCCCTGGAGGTCCTGCTGCTGTCACCGGTGGAACGGCGGTCGCCCGCGCGCTGA
- a CDS encoding SMI1/KNR4 family protein, protein MNGDQAVQAEPAVLRAAFDVDDEGQNNGESALGWEAVHAFESAHEIVLPEPYRSFVAEIADGSFSGPPAYGLLPVAELPDDWGDDGQDRVLSKPFPLTTAWMWEEDPDRAEDADEILEQVYDHGSIVLGTDGCAMNWHLVVAGPHRGHVWLITDVGAAPFGEQFGFTTGESGFAGWVRHWAANKPWYDTA, encoded by the coding sequence ATGAACGGTGATCAAGCTGTCCAAGCCGAGCCGGCGGTGCTCCGTGCGGCGTTCGACGTCGATGACGAGGGCCAGAACAACGGCGAGTCCGCCCTTGGCTGGGAGGCAGTCCACGCCTTCGAGTCCGCACACGAAATCGTGCTGCCCGAGCCGTACCGGAGCTTCGTTGCCGAGATAGCGGACGGTTCGTTTTCGGGGCCGCCCGCGTACGGACTGCTACCGGTTGCGGAGCTGCCGGACGACTGGGGCGACGACGGGCAGGACCGCGTCCTGAGCAAGCCGTTCCCGCTGACGACGGCATGGATGTGGGAGGAAGACCCGGACCGGGCCGAGGATGCCGACGAGATCCTTGAGCAGGTCTACGACCACGGCTCGATCGTGCTCGGCACGGACGGGTGCGCGATGAACTGGCATCTCGTCGTCGCCGGACCTCACAGAGGGCACGTCTGGCTGATCACTGACGTCGGCGCCGCCCCTTTCGGTGAGCAATTCGGTTTCACCACCGGCGAATCGGGCTTTGCCGGCTGGGTCAGGCACTGGGCGGCGAACAAGCCCTGGTACGA
- a CDS encoding DEAD/DEAH box helicase — protein MTEAGSTEGGATTGRAARELLARAEGLLGAARGVLADHGRAVDAVRAALDPLLDALVRDELSAIPASRLKDVTEGRLRIGAVEQAGFTTVGQVHGANRYELRQIPGVGAQTADQALAAAGQIAHAVRDTVTVRIAVESPDDATTALVTALYRLVEAGPDVRRAVDGARGVTERLDPLLAAAAPARGRLRMLFTRRPVRAQALAAVAAARAVMADAAERELPLLFGQVSVDLLRDPDSAVAAWVDFEVRSAEYYSLLAEMSGTGPDRDAAEGFLPSGIADRVRGLRLDDARLRVSLRGYQSFGARFALAQKRVILGDEMGLGKTVQAIAALAHLAARGETHFLVVCPASVLINWTREVRARSTLRALPVHGPERQGAFAEWREAGGVALTTFDALHTLPLAGDCGIRPGMLVVDEAHYVKNPATRRSRAVSGWSQRTERVLFLTGTPMENRVEEFRSLVRQLQPELAPSISTGHGAAGSQAFRRAVAPAYLRRNQQDVLTELPALVQVDEWEEFSAADLLAYREAVGTGQFMRMRRAAYACPATSAKLNRLRELVAEAAGNGLKVVVFSYFREVLETVRQALGEGVFGPLSGSLPAARRQELIDGFTAADGHAVLLSQIQAGGIGLNMQAASVVILCEPQIKPTMEHQAVARAHRMGQIRTVQVHRLLAADSVDQRLLDILARKERLFDAYARRSDVAETTPDAVDVSDGSLARRIVEEEQQRLAAGAETEADAGSPAPGAGV, from the coding sequence ATGACTGAGGCCGGGTCCACGGAGGGCGGGGCGACGACCGGACGGGCGGCCCGTGAGCTGCTCGCGCGGGCCGAGGGGCTGCTGGGCGCGGCACGCGGGGTGCTGGCCGATCACGGCCGCGCCGTCGATGCCGTGCGTGCTGCGCTGGACCCCCTGCTCGACGCGCTCGTCCGCGACGAGCTGTCGGCCATCCCGGCGTCCCGGCTCAAGGACGTCACCGAGGGCCGGCTGCGCATCGGCGCGGTCGAGCAGGCCGGTTTCACGACCGTCGGGCAGGTGCACGGGGCGAACCGCTACGAACTCCGCCAGATCCCCGGGGTCGGTGCGCAGACCGCCGACCAGGCGCTCGCCGCGGCGGGCCAGATCGCCCACGCCGTTCGGGACACGGTCACGGTGCGGATAGCCGTGGAATCCCCGGACGACGCCACGACCGCCCTGGTCACCGCGTTGTACCGGCTGGTCGAGGCAGGGCCGGATGTGCGGCGGGCCGTGGACGGCGCGCGGGGTGTGACCGAGCGGCTGGATCCGCTGCTGGCCGCGGCGGCGCCCGCGAGGGGGCGGCTGCGGATGCTCTTCACCCGGCGGCCGGTCCGGGCGCAGGCCCTGGCCGCTGTCGCCGCCGCCCGGGCGGTGATGGCCGATGCGGCGGAGCGTGAACTCCCGCTGCTGTTCGGGCAGGTGTCGGTCGACCTGCTCCGCGATCCGGACTCCGCGGTCGCGGCCTGGGTCGACTTCGAGGTCCGCTCCGCCGAGTACTACAGCCTGCTCGCCGAGATGTCCGGCACCGGACCCGACCGGGACGCGGCCGAGGGGTTCCTGCCGTCCGGGATCGCGGACCGGGTGCGCGGGCTGCGGCTGGACGACGCCCGGCTGCGGGTGTCGTTGCGTGGCTACCAGTCGTTCGGGGCCCGGTTCGCGCTCGCGCAGAAGCGGGTGATCCTCGGCGACGAGATGGGGCTCGGCAAGACCGTCCAGGCCATCGCCGCGCTGGCGCATCTCGCGGCCCGGGGCGAGACCCACTTCCTGGTGGTCTGTCCGGCGAGCGTGCTGATCAACTGGACGCGGGAGGTCCGGGCCCGCTCCACGCTGCGCGCACTGCCCGTGCACGGTCCGGAGCGGCAGGGCGCGTTCGCGGAGTGGCGCGAGGCCGGCGGGGTCGCCCTCACCACGTTCGACGCCCTGCACACGCTGCCCCTCGCGGGCGACTGCGGCATACGGCCCGGAATGCTCGTGGTGGACGAGGCCCACTACGTCAAGAACCCCGCCACCCGCCGCTCCCGTGCGGTGTCCGGCTGGTCACAGCGGACCGAGCGGGTGCTGTTCCTGACCGGTACGCCGATGGAGAACCGGGTGGAGGAGTTCCGCAGCCTCGTCCGCCAGCTCCAGCCCGAACTGGCCCCGTCGATCAGTACCGGTCACGGCGCCGCCGGATCGCAGGCATTCCGCCGGGCCGTCGCTCCCGCCTATCTGCGCCGCAACCAGCAGGACGTTCTCACCGAACTCCCGGCGCTGGTGCAGGTCGACGAGTGGGAGGAGTTCAGCGCGGCCGATCTGCTGGCCTACCGCGAGGCGGTGGGTACCGGGCAGTTCATGCGGATGCGCCGGGCCGCGTACGCCTGCCCGGCCACCTCCGCGAAGCTGAACCGGCTGCGCGAGCTGGTCGCGGAGGCCGCGGGCAACGGACTGAAGGTCGTGGTGTTCTCGTACTTCCGTGAGGTGCTGGAGACGGTCCGGCAGGCCCTGGGCGAGGGCGTGTTCGGCCCGCTGTCGGGGAGCCTGCCGGCCGCCCGGCGCCAGGAGCTGATCGACGGCTTCACCGCGGCGGACGGCCATGCGGTCCTGCTGAGCCAGATCCAGGCCGGTGGAATCGGGCTCAACATGCAGGCCGCCTCGGTCGTCATCCTCTGCGAACCGCAGATCAAGCCGACGATGGAGCACCAGGCGGTGGCCCGCGCCCACCGGATGGGCCAGATACGCACGGTCCAGGTGCACCGGCTGCTCGCCGCGGACAGCGTCGATCAGCGCCTGCTGGACATCCTGGCCCGCAAGGAGCGGCTGTTCGACGCGTACGCACGGCGCAGCGATGTCGCCGAGACGACGCCGGACGCCGTGGACGTGTCGGACGGGTCGCTGGCCCGCCGGATCGTCGAGGAGGAACAGCAACGTCTCGCGGCGGGCGCGGAGACGGAGGCTGACGCCGGGAGCCCGGCCCCGGGGGCCGGTGTCTGA